A single Triticum dicoccoides isolate Atlit2015 ecotype Zavitan chromosome 2A, WEW_v2.0, whole genome shotgun sequence DNA region contains:
- the LOC119355775 gene encoding E3 ubiquitin-protein ligase RMA1H1-like: protein MEGGGMDQVCMAAMTNQPPVSDNKPMKNISGEMPAAATAGSGSFDCNICLDFAADPVVTLCGHLYCWPCIYEWLRPSVVSASGANSTSARQQCPVCKAALSADSLVPLYGRGGSSKKSLDGMAIPRRPTVHRENVAHQHAQSSIDDDRHHHNVEPSPLLRPLRHAHHHHPGATEFDFVYPPSPMGRGLIHSTAGGVLGGMAEAVLPWAFRGQVPPSMYYTSPYAVADHTLGPRLRRQQMEVERSLHQIWFFLFVFVVLCLLLF from the coding sequence ATGGAAGGTGGGGGAATGGACCAGGTTTGCATGGCTGCCATGACCAACCAACCTCCAGTGTCCGATAACAAGCCAATGAAGAACATCAGTGGGGAGATGCCTGCAGCCGCGACCGCTGGAAGCGGCTCCTTTGACTGCAACATCTGCCTCGACTTCGCTGCAGACCCAGTTGTTACCCTCTGTGGCCATCTCTACTGCTGGCCCTGCATCTATGAGTGGCTGCGCCCATCGGTGGTATCAGCTTCTGGTGCCAACAGCACTTCAGCAAGGCAGCAGTGCCCTGTGTGCAAGGCCGCACTATCTGCTGACAGCCTCGTGCCGCTCTATGGCCGTGGTGGTAGCTCGAAGAAATCACTGGATGGCATGGCCATTCCTCGACGGCCAACGGTGCATCGGGAGAATGTTGCGCACCAGCACGCACAAAGCAGCATCGATGATGACCGGCACCATCACAACGTGGAGCCCAGCCCTCTGCTCCGGCCACTGCGGCATGCGCACCACCACCATCCTGGTGCCACCGAATTCGACTTTGTCTACCCTCCTTCGCCAATGGGGCGTGGCCTGATCCACTCGACGGCCGGAGGGGTGCTTGGAGGGATGGCAGAGGCAGTGCTTCCGTGGGCGTTCCGCGGCCAGGTGCCGCCGAGCATGTACTACACAAGCCCCTACGCTGTCGCGGACCACACCTTGGGTCCCCGGCTGAGGAGGCAGCAGATGGAGGTGGAGAGGTCCCTGCACCAGATCTGGTTCTTCCTTTTCGTGTTTGTGGTCTTGTGTCTGCTCTTGTTCTGA
- the LOC119355774 gene encoding syntaxin-81-like, with protein MSRVRDRTEDFKESVRVAALSHGYTESQLAALMSSFIIRKPSPKSPFTNAAIKTLESIRELEKFIVKHRRDYVDMHRTTEQERDNIEHEVGIFVKACKEQIDILKNRILEDERNRRANTWLGTRDETSRLDLIAHQHGVVLILSERLHSVTAQFDRLRSLRFQEAINRVMPRKKIKKKPEIKPTEPSKSNLVLKSDVSKVEDREVSTAPLRVQEQLLDDETRALQMELTNLLDTVQETETKMIEMSALNHLMSTHVLQQAQQIQYLYDQAVEATNNVERGNKELSQAIQRNNSSRTFLLLFFFVLTFSVLFLDWYKN; from the exons ACAGGACGGAGGACTTCAAGGAGTCCGTTCGCGTCGCCGCGCTCTCCCATGGCTACACGGAG TCGCAATTGGCCGCGCTCATGTCGTCTTTCATCATCCGGAAGCCGTCGCCCAAATCGCCGTtcacaaatgcagcaatcaagacG CTTGAGAGCATCAGGGAGCTCGAGAAGTTCATAGTGAAGCACAGGAGGGACTATGTGGACATGCATCGCACCACGGAGCAAGAGAGGGACAACATTGAGCATGAA GTTGGTATTTTTGTAAAAGCATGCAAGGAACAGATAGATATCCTAAAGAACAGGATCCTTGAAGATGAGAGGAATAGAAGAGCGAACACATGGCTTGGCACAAGAGATGAGACTTCCCGGTTAGACTTGATAGCTCACCAGCATGGTGTG GTTTTGATTTTGAGCGAGCGTCTCCACTCAGTAACTGCACAATTTGATCGCCTTAGGTCCCTGCGCTTTCAAGAAGCTATTAATAGGGTGATGCCAAGAAAGAAGATtaagaagaagccagaaataaaacCTACTGAACCATCCAAGTCAAACCTTGTATTGAAATCTGATGTCTCGAAGGTTGAAGATCGGGAGGTATCAACTGCGCCCTTAAGAGTTCAAGAACAACTCTTGGACGATGAAACACGAGCTCTCCAG ATGGAGTTGACCAATCTTCTTGATACTGTCCAAGAAACGGAGACAAAGATGATAGAGATGTCAGCACTTAATCATCTTATGTCAACACATGTTCTACAGCAAGCTCAGCAGATTCAATATTTATACGACCAG GCAGTGGAAGCAACGAACAACGTGGAGCGTGGGAACAAGGAGCTATCCCAGGCGATCCAGCGGAACAACAGCAGTAGAACCTTTCTCCTGCTTTTCTTCTTTGTTCTTACTTTCTCTGTTCTGTTTCTTGACTGGTACAAAAACTGA